In Agrococcus jenensis, the genomic window TCGGCCGTCTCGCCCGCCGCGAGCCCGGTCGCGACGCTCTGCGCCGTCACGCGCCACTGCGAGGCGATGCCCGCGCGCTCGAGCGCGGCGATGCGGCGCAGCCGCGTCTCGACCGCGGCCTCGAGCGGTCCGGGCGCGACGGCGGAGAGGTCGGGCTGCAGGTAGACGGATGCGGTGGCGGGCGGCACGTGCGCGGCGAGCGCCGCGCGGGCGGTGCCGCCGGGCTCTCCCGTGCCGTCGGGCTGCGCGGCGTCGGACCGGGCTGCGTCGAGGTCGCGCTGCAGGTCGGCGGCGAGCGTCGTGAGCGCGCCGCGGTGCGCGAGGCCCAGCCGCTCGGCCTGGCGGTGCTGCCGCTCGCGCTCGGCGAGCACGGCCGCGTCGGCGAGCGGGAACTGCGCGCGCGACCACGCGGCGACCGCGGCGGCATCGGGGGTCGCCGCGAGCCACGCGCTGGCCAGCGCGAACCAGCGGTCGGGCACGGGGGCCGCGAGCCAGGCGTCGGCGTCGACGGTGGCGCGCAGCCGGCCGTCGTGGCGGTCGACGAGCCCGGCGAGCACCGCCGGCTCGAGCCGCTCCTCGAGCTGGCCGGGCTCCGCGTCGATCGCCGCGGCGAGCGCGCGGGCGGTCGCGGCGGGCAGCTGGGCGCGGCTGCGGAGCGTGATCGGCGCATCGGCGATGCGGTGCACGAGCTCCGAGACCTTGATCGCCTCGTCGATGGCCATCTGCGGGGCGATCGCGCTCTCGACCGCAGCCTCGGCGGGCACGCTCGGCACGGCCTCGGCCGCCGCCGCGATGACCCGCACCTGCGGGATCGCGACGCCGTCGACGCCGAGCAGCAGCGCGTCGAGCCGCGGCGTCGAGGCGCCGGCGGCGAGCGCGACGAGCTCGTCGGCCGACCGCCACCGGAGCGCCTGGCCGATCGAGGCATCCGTCAGGAGGTGCTCGGCGAGGTCGAAGGTCGAGCCGAGCTGCGGGGGTGCCTGGCGCTCGACGACGAGCCGGTCGAGCGCGTCGTCCGGCATCGCCTGGATGCGTGCCGCGAGCTCGACGACGTCCATCAGCGCCTGCGCGCCTTGCCGGCCGCGCTGACGGCCACCAGGGCGACGAGGCACACGATCGCGAGCGGGAGGGCGACGAGCGGCAGCCAGTAGGAGAACTGCCACAGCGAGGACGCGAAGAACGGCACCGTGTCGCGCAGGCCCAGGTGCGCCATCGTGGCGCCGAAGCCGAGCACCGCCAGCGCGACGAACGCGACGACCGCGACCGAGAGGATCCGCTCGGCGACGTCGCGCCCGGTGCGGGGCTCCGCCGCAGCGGCGGAGCGCTCGCGCGGCTTCGGTCGCTGCGTCGGGTTCTTGCTGGCCTTCGGCATCCGGCCAGGATATCGCGGGTCGGGGTCTCAGGATGCCGCACACTACGCTGGGTCCGTGCGGCAGGGCGCCGCACCATGCACAGCGCTGGAGGGTGCCATGCCGACCGGCAGGGTGAAGTTCTTCGACGACGCGAAGGGGTTCGGCTTCATCGCCGGGGACGACGGCGTGGAGGTGTTCCTGCACGCATCGGCGGTGCCCGACGACGTGCAGATCAAGCCCGGCGCCAAGGTCGAGTACGGCATCGCCGAGGGACGCCGCGGCCCGCAGGCGCTCTCGCTCCGGATGGTGGGCGGCCCGACCGCCGTGCGCGCGCAGCGCCGCGACACCGAGGACATGGCGATCATCGTCGAGGACCTCGTGCGCCTGCTCGACACCATCGGCAACGACCTGCGCCGGGGCCGCTACCCCGGCGCCGCCCACGGATCGACGGTCGCGCAGATGCTGCGGAAGGTCGCCGATGACCTCGACGCCTGATCCCGTCGACGTCGGCGCGCCCGCCGAGCTCGACGCGGCGACCGAGGACGTCGCCCAGCCCGCCGACGCCGCACCGCTCGACGACGTCGCCGATGCGAACGCCGCCGCCGCTGCCGGCGAGAGCGGCGCGGTGGATGCGCCCGCCGAGCCCGCCGCGGCAGCCGCACCGCCCGTGCCGACGACGCCCACGCCCGAGGAGCTCGAGCTCGCCGCCGCAGCGCTCCACGAGGTGACGCCCCGCGGCTCCGTCGGCGATGTGCTCGACGCGCTGCTCGAGGACGGCGGCCAGGCGCAGGTCCTCGCGATCCGCCACGCGTCGGCGCTCCCCGGCTACCCGGACTGGACCTGGACGGTGCTGCTGTCCCGCGGCGTCGAGGGTGGTCCGACCGTGCTCGAGGTGGCGCTGCTGCCCGGCGACTCGTCGCTGCTCGCCCCCGCCTGGGTGCCCTGGTCGGAGCGGCTCGCCGACTACCTGGCGGCGAAGGAGGCCGCGGGCGTCGACGGCGACCTCGACGAGGACGACGAGGCGCTGGAGTCCGACCTCGAGTCCGACCTCGAGGACGACTTCGACGACGACTTCGACGACGTCGACGTCGACGCGGATGCCGCGCTCGGCCATGACGACGAGGTCGGCGCCGCTGCCGACGCCGACGACGACGGCTGGGACGACCACGACGGAGCGGACGGCCGGCAGCCGTCCTGACCCTCGGTGCCCGAGGAGGTCGACCTGCGCCGCAGCCTCGACTGCGACCGGGCGCAGGGCGGCAGGACCCGGCTCGTCGAGGTGCCGCCGGAGCGCCGCAGGACGATCCTGCGGCAGCCCGTGCGCGCCGCTACGCCCGGTCGAGCAGGAAGTCGAGGCTCCGCGTGAGCTGCACGACGTCGGACGGGTCGATCGCCGCGAAGGTCGCGACCCGCAGCTGGTTGCGGCCGAGCTTGCGGTAGGGCTCGGTGTCGACGACGCCGTTGGCCCGCAGCGCCTTCGCGAGCGCGGCGGCGTCGACCGACTCGTCGAAGTCGATCGTCACGACCACGTTGGAGCGGTGCGCGGGGTCGGCGACGAACGGCGTCGCCTCGGCGCGGCCCTCGGCCCAGTCGTAGAGCGTCCCCGCCGACTCGGCCGTGCGCGCCGCCATGGCGTCGAGCCCACCCTGCCCGAGCATCCACTGCACCTGCTCGTCGAGCAGCAGCAGGGTCGCGAGCGCGGGGGTGTTCAGCGTCTGGTCGAGGCGCGAGTTCGTCACCGCCTGCTGCAGCGACAGGAACTCGGGGATGTATCGGTCGGATGCGGCGATCCGCTCGATCCGCTCGATCGCGGCGGGGGAGACGACCGCGAGCCACAGGCCGCCGTCGGCGGCGAAGTTCTTCTGCGGCGCGAAGTAGTAGACGTCGGTCTCGGCGACGTCGACCGCGAGCCCGCCCGCGGCGCTCGTCGCGTCGACGACCGTCAGCGCATCCGCCTGGCCCCGCACGACCGGGTGGAAGACGCCGGTCGACGTCTCGTTGTGCGGGTAGGCCACGACGTCGACGCCCTCGACCCCGGAGAGCTCGGGGCGGGAGCCGGGGTCGGCCGAGGCGATGCTCGGCGCCTCGAGCCAGGGCGCGGCCGCTGCCTTGCCGAACTTCGCGCCGAACTCGCCGAACGCGAGGTGGTGCGAGCGACGCTCGATGAGGCCGAAGGCCGCCGCGTCCCAGAAGGCCGTCGAGCCGCCGTTGCCGAGCAGCACCTCATAGCCATCGGGCACGGCGAAGAGCTGCGCGAGCCCCTCGCGCACCGAGCGCACGAGCGACTTCACGGGCGCCTGCCGGTGGCTGGTGCCGAGCAGGTCGAGGCTCGACTGCAGGCGCGCCACCTGCTCGGGGCGGACCTTCGACGGGCCGCACCCGAATCGGCCGTCGGCGGGCAGGAGGTCGCGGGGGATGACGATGTCGCTCACGGAGACGATCCTATGAGCGGGGCCAATAGGGTGGGGCCAGTCGGTTGCGACGTCTCGCGCGCACCGGCTCGAGCACAGGAGCACAGGAGAGCAGGAGCTGCGGGTGACAGATCTCGTCGACACGACTGAGATGTACCTCCGCACCATCCTCGATCTCGAGGAGGAGGGCATCACGCCCCTCCGCGCCCGCATCTCGGAGCGCCTGAACCACTCCGGGCCGACGGTGTCGCAGACCATCAACCGGATGCAGCGCGACGGCCTCGTCGTGGTCGCCGCCGACCGCCATCTCGAGCTCACCGACGAGGGCCGCCGGCTCGCGACCCAGGTGCTGCGCAAGCACCGCCTCGCCGAGCGCCTGCTCGCCGACGTCATCGGGCTCGACTGGAGCCTCGTCCACGACGAGGCCTGCCGCTGGGAGCACGTGATGAGCGAGCAGGTCGAGCGCCGGCTGCTCGCCCTCCTCGGCAATCCCACCGAGTCGCCGTACGGCACGCCCATCCCGGGGCTCGCCGAGCTGGGGCTGCCGCCGGCCGAGGCCTTCCTCGCCGGGGTCGTGCCCGCGACCGAGGCGCGCGGCGAGCACGTGGTGCGCCGGCTCGGCGAGCCGATCCAGGACGACATCGAGGGGCTGGCGGAGCTGCAGGCCGTCGGCGTCGTGCCGGGCGCCCGCGTGCACGTGACCGACATGGGGCGCCGCATCCGCGTCGGCGTCGTCGGCGGCGCGGCGATCGACCTGCCGCTCGAGCTCGCGCAGCACGTCTACCTGACGGCCTGACGTCCAGCATCCGACCGAGCGCCGTCCAGGAGGCATCCAGGCCGCTCAGAGGCTCGCCGCGTAGTGGTGAGGAATTGTGACAGATTGGTAACGGTCGGTTAGTCTTCCCGAGGATCTGCGGCCCGTCAGCATGGCGGGGCGCCGGGACATCCGGGAGAACACCGACACATGAAGCTGCAGCACTCGACGGCCATCGCCGTCTCACCGATGGCCGAGCGACCCGCTGGCGGCTCGCTGCGCCGGGGCGTGAAGAGCGCCGGGGTCGTCTGCATCGCCGCCGCTCTCGTCGGCGCGCTGTCGCTGCCGGCCGCCGCCTTCGGGCCCCAGGGCGAGCAGTTCACCGAGGCGCAGCTCGCGAGCGTCGTCGCCGAGAACTCGCAGGTCGTCACGGTCGCCGCGGATGCGCAGGTCGACCTCATCGCTCGCGACGGCCTCGCCGGCACCACCGCCGAGGAGCTCGAGCAGATCCGCGCCGCGGCGCGCGCGGCAGAGGAGGCCCGCGAGGCCGAGCTCGCCGCCGCCCGCGAGGCCGCGGCCGCCGTCACCGCGACCGCGTCGGCCGCGTCGGCCGCCGGTGCCGCCGCGCCCGCCGCTGCAGCACCCGCATCCGTCAACGTGCCCTCCGACGGCTCGATCGTCGGCATCGCGCAGTCGCAGCTCGGCGTGCCCTACG contains:
- a CDS encoding helicase-associated domain-containing protein, with the protein product MDVVELAARIQAMPDDALDRLVVERQAPPQLGSTFDLAEHLLTDASIGQALRWRSADELVALAAGASTPRLDALLLGVDGVAIPQVRVIAAAAEAVPSVPAEAAVESAIAPQMAIDEAIKVSELVHRIADAPITLRSRAQLPAATARALAAAIDAEPGQLEERLEPAVLAGLVDRHDGRLRATVDADAWLAAPVPDRWFALASAWLAATPDAAAVAAWSRAQFPLADAAVLAERERQHRQAERLGLAHRGALTTLAADLQRDLDAARSDAAQPDGTGEPGGTARAALAAHVPPATASVYLQPDLSAVAPGPLEAAVETRLRRIAALERAGIASQWRVTAQSVATGLAAGETADGLLAFLGDVSLTGLPQPVAYLVRDTAARFGALRVRAVDPLAEGGARAQARSDDEQLIRTIAVDRALASAGPVQAGPHRITFRTSAEEALQALLEERYPAVLEDDAGELVVRVPERAPRRERERNRLVARLRDAGFEVGEHERAWLERQLQAAVRERMPVRLTVITSGDPADIELVPLAVANGRLRARDAGRDVERTLPLSAITKVAGLGASQH
- a CDS encoding DUF3027 domain-containing protein, with translation MTSTPDPVDVGAPAELDAATEDVAQPADAAPLDDVADANAAAAAGESGAVDAPAEPAAAAAPPVPTTPTPEELELAAAALHEVTPRGSVGDVLDALLEDGGQAQVLAIRHASALPGYPDWTWTVLLSRGVEGGPTVLEVALLPGDSSLLAPAWVPWSERLADYLAAKEAAGVDGDLDEDDEALESDLESDLEDDFDDDFDDVDVDADAALGHDDEVGAAADADDDGWDDHDGADGRQPS
- a CDS encoding cold-shock protein, whose product is MPTGRVKFFDDAKGFGFIAGDDGVEVFLHASAVPDDVQIKPGAKVEYGIAEGRRGPQALSLRMVGGPTAVRAQRRDTEDMAIIVEDLVRLLDTIGNDLRRGRYPGAAHGSTVAQMLRKVADDLDA
- a CDS encoding C40 family peptidase yields the protein MKLQHSTAIAVSPMAERPAGGSLRRGVKSAGVVCIAAALVGALSLPAAAFGPQGEQFTEAQLASVVAENSQVVTVAADAQVDLIARDGLAGTTAEELEQIRAAARAAEEAREAELAAAREAAAAVTATASAASAAGAAAPAAAAPASVNVPSDGSIVGIAQSQLGVPYVWGGASPSTGFDCSGFTSWVFGQAGYYLPRSSNAQAGYGTPVPASAVAAGDLLVWSGHVAIYAGGNQIIHAATSGKPVKYSNYAAMVAAFGTPQVRRFG
- a CDS encoding metal-dependent transcriptional regulator, which gives rise to MTDLVDTTEMYLRTILDLEEEGITPLRARISERLNHSGPTVSQTINRMQRDGLVVVAADRHLELTDEGRRLATQVLRKHRLAERLLADVIGLDWSLVHDEACRWEHVMSEQVERRLLALLGNPTESPYGTPIPGLAELGLPPAEAFLAGVVPATEARGEHVVRRLGEPIQDDIEGLAELQAVGVVPGARVHVTDMGRRIRVGVVGGAAIDLPLELAQHVYLTA
- the serC gene encoding phosphoserine transaminase; protein product: MSDIVIPRDLLPADGRFGCGPSKVRPEQVARLQSSLDLLGTSHRQAPVKSLVRSVREGLAQLFAVPDGYEVLLGNGGSTAFWDAAAFGLIERRSHHLAFGEFGAKFGKAAAAPWLEAPSIASADPGSRPELSGVEGVDVVAYPHNETSTGVFHPVVRGQADALTVVDATSAAGGLAVDVAETDVYYFAPQKNFAADGGLWLAVVSPAAIERIERIAASDRYIPEFLSLQQAVTNSRLDQTLNTPALATLLLLDEQVQWMLGQGGLDAMAARTAESAGTLYDWAEGRAEATPFVADPAHRSNVVVTIDFDESVDAAALAKALRANGVVDTEPYRKLGRNQLRVATFAAIDPSDVVQLTRSLDFLLDRA